Proteins encoded by one window of Paraburkholderia terrae:
- a CDS encoding CDP-diacylglycerol diphosphatase yields MTRPRIRHLAALAVALWTSGCALIAAADPNALWNIVDHQCVPAARASGGAGFCTAVNLPGHYAILKDINGNTQYLLIPTDRVTGIESPSVLAADAPDYWADAWAARQYVGSRIGLTFPPDQLGLEINSQFRRTQNQLHIHMDCMQDDIIKDLARFRTIEPGQWHWTKLDGSAYRVMRVLSLTGENDPFRIVARDRQGSDVMAQQTILVTGAGPKDSDGWLVVNSGLELDDGSGTAEGMLDHACRIGMHQ; encoded by the coding sequence ATGACCCGACCACGCATCAGGCACCTCGCGGCGCTTGCCGTCGCGCTGTGGACGTCCGGCTGTGCCCTCATCGCCGCCGCTGATCCCAACGCACTCTGGAACATCGTCGACCATCAGTGCGTCCCCGCCGCGCGCGCGTCGGGCGGCGCGGGTTTCTGCACGGCCGTCAATCTGCCCGGACACTACGCGATCCTCAAGGACATCAACGGCAACACGCAATATTTGCTGATTCCGACGGACCGCGTGACGGGCATCGAAAGCCCGAGCGTGCTCGCCGCCGATGCGCCGGACTACTGGGCCGACGCGTGGGCCGCGCGGCAGTACGTCGGCTCGCGCATCGGCCTGACGTTCCCGCCCGATCAACTCGGCCTCGAGATCAACTCGCAGTTCCGCCGCACGCAGAACCAGCTGCATATTCATATGGACTGCATGCAGGACGACATCATCAAGGACCTCGCGCGCTTTCGCACCATCGAGCCGGGCCAGTGGCACTGGACGAAGCTCGACGGCAGCGCGTACCGCGTGATGCGCGTGCTGTCGCTGACGGGGGAAAACGACCCGTTCCGCATCGTCGCGCGCGACCGGCAAGGCAGCGACGTGATGGCGCAGCAGACCATCCTCGTGACAGGCGCCGGACCGAAAGACAGCGACGGTTGGCTCGTCGTCAACAGCGGCCTCGAACTCGACGACGGCAGCGGCACAGCGGAAGGCATGCTCGATCACGCGTGCAGAATCGGCATGCATCAGTAA